A section of the Halichoerus grypus chromosome 11, mHalGry1.hap1.1, whole genome shotgun sequence genome encodes:
- the ZBED5 gene encoding zinc finger BED domain-containing protein 5 — protein sequence MIAHLLCILSYNFNTFVILNVYSKLTMFCTTNTLPMDLLLKQGSLKQEVESFCYQIVSESNDQKVGILQSEDEQLQPSVSKRSEGELSRVKFMSSSNKITTFSKKPKRRKYDESYLSFGFTYFGNRDAPHAQCVLCKKILSNSSLAPSKLRRHLETKHAAYKDKDISFFKQHLDSPENNKPPTPKIVNTDNESATEASYNVSYHIALSGEAHTIGELLIKPCAKDVVMRMFDEQYSKKIDAVQLSNSTVARRIKDLAADIEEELVCRLKICDGFSLQLDESADVSGLAVLLVFVRYRFNKSIEEDLLLCESLQSNATGEEIFNCINSFMQKHEIEWEKCVDVCSDASRAMDGKIAEAVTLIKYVAPESTSSHCLLYRHALAVKIMPTTLKNVLDQAVQIINYIKARPHQSRLLKILCEEMGAQHTALLLNTEVRWLSRGKVLVRLFELRRELLVFMDSAFRLSDCLTNSSWLLRLAYLADIFTKLNEVNLSMQGKNVTVFTVFDKMSSLLRKLEFWASSVEEENFDCFPTLSDFLTEINSTVDKDICSAIVQHLRGLRSTLLKYFPVTNDNNTWVRNPFTVTVKPASLVARDYESLIDLTSDSQVKQNFSELSLNDFWSSLIQEYPSIARRAVRVLLPFATMHLCETGFSYYAATKTKYRKRLDAAPHMRIRLSNITPNIKRICDKKTQKHCSH from the coding sequence ATGATTGCTCATCTTCTGTGTATCCTGTCATATAATTTCAACACATTTGTGATACTCAATGTTTATTCTAAATTAACCATGTTTTGTACTACAAACACATTGCCTATGGATCTGTTGCTGAAACAAGGAAGTCTTAAACAAGAAGTAGAATCTTTTTGTTATCAAATTGTGTCTGAATCAAATGATCAAAAGGTTGGAATATTACAAAGCGAGGATGAACAGCTGCAGCCTTCAGTTTCTAAAAGATCAGAAGGTGAGCTTTCCAGGGTCAAATTTATGTCCAGTTCCAACAAAATAACAACATTTAGtaagaaaccaaaaagaagaaaatatgatgaaagttatttgtcttttggaTTTACTTACTTTGGAAATAGAGATGCACCTCATGCTCAGTGTGTGTTATGTaagaaaattttatcaaataGTTCTTTGGCCCCTAGTAAGCTTCGAAgacatttggaaactaaacacGCTGCCTATAAAGACAAAGACATAAGCTTTTTCAAGCAACATCTTGATTCACCTGAAAATAACAAACCTCCAACACCTAAAATTGTCAATACAGATAATGAAAGTGCTACAGAGGCATCATACAATGTAAGTTACCATATAGCCCTGAGTGGAGAGGCTCATACTATTGGAGAATTGCTTATCAAGCCTTGTGCAAAAGATGTTGTGATGCGAATGTTTGACGAACAATATAGTAAAAAAATAGATGCAGTACAACTATCAAATAGTACTGTTGCACGTCGAATTAAGGATCTTGCTGCTGACATTGAAGAAGAGCTTGTTTGTAGACTGAAAATTTGTGATGGGTTTTCACTGCAACTAGATGAATCAGCTGATGTTTCAGGACTTGCTGTGCTGCTTGTGTTTGTTCGTTATAGGTTTAATAAATCTATTGAGGAAGACCTACTCTTATGTGAATCTTTGCAAAGTAATGCTACTGGTGAAGAAATTTTCAACTGCATCAACAGTTTTATGCAGAAACATGAAATTGAATGGGAAAAATGTGTCGATGTTTGTAGTGATGCTTCTAGGGCAATGGACGGGAAAATTGCTGAGGCTGTCACCTTGATAAAATATGTGGCTCCCGAAAGCACCAGTAGTCACTGCCTATTATATAGACATGCACTAGCAGTTAAAATAATGCCTACAACTCTGAAAAATGTGCTAGATCAGGCAGTACAAATCATCAATTACATTAAAGCTCGACCACATCAATCCAGGCTACTAAAAATTTTATGTGAGGAAATGGGTGCTCAGCACACAGCACTTCTTCTGAATACAGAAGTGAGGTGGCTTTCCCGAGGTAAAGTTCTTGTAAGACTTTTTGAGCTTCGTCGTGAACTATTGGTTTTCATGGATTCTGCTTTTCGACTGTCTGACTGTTTAACAAATTCATCTTGGCTGCTAAGACTTGCATATCTTGCAGATATTTTTACTAAATTAAATGAGGTTAATCTATCAATGCAAGGGAAAAATGTAACAGTTTTTACAGTATTTGATAAAATGTCATCATTGTTAAGAAAATTGGAATTTTGGGCTTCATCTGTAGAAGAAGAAAACTTTGATTGTTTTCCTACACTCAGTGACTTTTTGACTGAAATTAATTCTACAGTTGATAAAGATATTTGTAGTGCCATTGTGCAGCATCTAAGGGGTTTGCGCTCTactctgttaaaatattttcctgtaacAAATGACAATAACACTTGGGTTAGAAATCCATTTACAGTAACTGTTAAACCAGCCTCATTAGTAGCACGGGACTATGAGAGCCTGATTGATTTAACATCTGATTCTCAAGTGAAACAAAATTTCAGTGAACTTTCACTAAATGATTTTTGGAGTAGCCTAATTCAAGAGTACCCAAGCATTGCAAGACGTGCGGTTCGTGTACTTCTTCCTTTTGCTACAATGCATCTGTGTGAAACAGGATTTTCATATTATGCTGCAACAAAAACGAAATATAGGAAAAGACTTGATGCTGCACCTCATATGCGGATTCGACTTAGCAACATTACACCTAATATTAAGCGGATATGtgataaaaagacacaaaaacacTGTTCTCATTAA